One stretch of Tachysurus fulvidraco isolate hzauxx_2018 chromosome 12, HZAU_PFXX_2.0, whole genome shotgun sequence DNA includes these proteins:
- the LOC125146022 gene encoding serine-aspartate repeat-containing protein I-like, with protein sequence MQTPNTYSLTDAEHLQLTQTPNTYSLTQTPNTYRLTDAEHLQSDADAEHLQTDADAEHLQSDADAEHLQTDADAEHLQSDADAEHSQSDADAEHSQSDADAEHSQSDADAEHSQSDADAEHSQSDADAEHSQSDADAEHLQLTQTPNTYSLTQTPNTYSLTQTPNTYRLTQTPNTYSLTQTPNTYSLTQTPNTYRLTQTPNTYSLTQTPNTHSLTQTPNTHSLTQTPNTHSLTQTPNTHSLTQTPNTHSLTQTPNTHSLTQTPNTYSLTDAEHLQTDADAEHLQSDADAEHLQSDADAEHLQTDADAEHLQSDADAEHLQSDADAEHLQTDADAEHLQSDADAEHSQSDADAEHSQSDADAEHSQSDADAEHSQSDADAEHSQSDADAEHSQSDADAEHLQSDADAEHLQSDGRRTLTD encoded by the exons ATGCAGACGCCGAACACTTACAGTCTGACGGACGCCGAACACTTACA ACTGACGCAGACGCCGAACACTTACAGTCTGACGCAGACGCCGAACACTTACAGACTGACGGACGCCGAACACTTACAGTCTGACGCAGACGCCGAACACTTACAGACTGACGCAGACGCCGAACACTTACAGTCTGACGCAGACGCCGAACACTTACAGACTGACGCAGACGCCGAACACTTACAGTCTGACGCAGACGCCGAACACTCACAGTCTGACGCAGACGCCGAACACTCACAGTCTGACGCAGACGCCGAACACTCACAGTCTGACGCAGACGCCGAACACTCACAGTCTGACGCAGACGCCGAACACTCACAGTCTGACGCAGACGCCGAACACTCACAGTCTGACGCAGACGCCGAACACTTACA ACTGACGCAGACGCCGAACACTTACAGTCTGACGCAGACGCCGAACACTTACAGTCTGACGCAGACGCCGAACACTTACAGACTGACGCAGACGCCGAACACTTACAGTCTGACGCAGACGCCGAACACTTACAGTCTGACGCAGACGCCGAACACTTACAGACTGACGCAGACGCCGAACACTTACAGTCTGACGCAGACGCCGAACACTCACAGTCTGACGCAGACGCCGAACACTCACAGTCTGACGCAGACGCCGAACACTCACAGTCTGACGCAGACGCCGAACACTCACAGTCTGACGCAGACGCCGAACACTCACAGTCTGACGCAGACGCCGAACACTCACAGTCTGACGCAGACGCCGAACACTTACAGTCTGACGGACGCCGAACACTTACAGACTGACGCAGACGCCGAACACTTACAGTCTGACGCAGACGCCGAACACTTACAGTCTGACGCAGACGCCGAACACTTACAGACTGACGCAGACGCCGAACACTTACAGTCTGACGCAGACGCCGAACACTTACAGTCTGACGCAGACGCCGAACACTTACAGACTGACGCAGACGCCGAACACTTACAGTCTGACGCAGACGCCGAACACTCACAGTCTGACGCAGACGCCGAACACTCACAGTCTGACGCAGACGCCGAACACTCACAGTCTGACGCAGACGCCGAACACTCACAGTCTGACGCAGACGCCGAACACTCACAGTCTGACGCAGACGCCGAACACTCACAGTCTGACGCAGACGCCGAACACTTACAGTCTGACGCAGACGCCGAACACTTACAGTCTGACGGACGCCGAACACTTACAGACTGA
- the smyd3 gene encoding histone-lysine N-methyltransferase SMYD3, producing the protein MERFFSPEKGNGLRAAREMKAGQKIYSTEPFVFCVSEKSLNSTCQSCLSKGESLLRCSQCKASRYCSVQCQKEDWPEHKRECKCLQRVYPRVPTDSVRLTARIIFTLLSDPAADSQELYSVTQHQSHLKEMNEEKTEGLVQLCSMLKLYLDSDVSQLPSGLDPMSLLARVMCNCFSVSDGELQNVGLGLYPSMSLLNHDCRPNCVMVFVRKRLELRAVRRIQQYEELCISYTDISAPRVERRTQLMEQFHFLCQCQRCIDDQNDSIMLGGEESKWTILRDSIPHLESLRHEEKWAELQQVCQALICANSAAVPDSNVYMLRVLDSLMDACISLSQYETALKYGTRTLNAYVLHYPDPHPSHAVELLRVAKLQHYCGDVEQAEKTFTQAYRVMKVTHGTEHPLVSEVCRKLAECQAERL; encoded by the exons ATGGAGCGTTTCTTCAGTCCTGAGAAAGGAAACGGTTTACGAGCTGCGAGAGAAATGAAAGCGGGACAAAAGATTTATTCTACAGAACCgtttgtgttctgtgtctcCGAAAAGTCTTTAAACTCCACCTGCCAGTCGTGTCTCAGCAA GGGTGAGAGTTTATTGAGATGTTCTCAGTGTAAAGCTTCTCGGTactgcagtgttcagtgtcag AAGGAGGACTGGCCTGAACATAAGAGAGAATGTAAATGTCTTCAGCGTGTGTACCCCAGAGTTCCCACCGACTCGGTCCGACTGACGGCCAGAATCATCTTCACCCTG CTCAGTGATCCTGCTGCAGACTCACAGGAGCTTTACTCTGTAACACAACACCAGTCAC atctGAAGGAGATGAATGAGGAGAAGACAGAAGGTCTGGTCCAGCTGTGCTCCATGTTAAAGCTCTACTTGGACTCTGATGTTTCTCAGCTGCCAAGTGGTTTGGATCCCATGAGTCTTCTGGCAAGG gtAATGTGTAACTGTTTCAGTGTAAGTGATGGAGAGCTGCAGAATGTTGGATTAGGACTGTACCCCAG CATGTCTCTGTTAAACCACGACTGCAGGCCGAactgtgtgatggtgtttgtgAGGAAGAGACTTGAACTACGGGCAGTACGAAGAATTCAGCAATATGAGGag ttgtgtatcagTTATACAGATATTTCAGCTCCTCGTGTTGAGAGACGAACACAGTTGATGGAACAGTTTCACTTTCTGTGCCAGTGTCAAAGATGCATTGATGACCAGAAT gacAGTATCATGTTGGGAGGGGAGGAGTCCAAGTGGACAATACTTAGAGACTCAATACCTCACCTGGAGTCTTTACGACACGAAGAGA agtgggcggagcttcagcAGGTGTGTCAGGCTCTGATTTGTGCAAACTCTGCTGCAGTCCCTGATTCTAATGTATACATGCTAAGGGTGTTGGACTCGCTCATGGACGCCTGCATCAGTCTGAGTCAGTATGAGACAGCACTGAAGTACGGCACCAGGACACTGAATGCATacgt gctgcaTTATCCTGATCCTCACCCGTCACATGCAGTGGAGCTGCTGAGAGTCGCAAAACTGCAGCACTACTGTGGAGACGTGGAACAGGCTGAGAAAACCTTCAcacag gcgtATAGAGTGATGAAGGTGACTCATGGTACTGAACATCCCCTTGTCAGTGAAGTGTGTAGGAAGTTGGCTGAGTGCCAGGCTGAGAGACTTTAA